The sequence below is a genomic window from Paucidesulfovibrio longus DSM 6739.
CGCCCAGCAGGGAGTCGGCCTGTTCCACGCGCTGCCGCTGCCCCCTCTTGTGGAGGGAGTCATGGCCGTCCTGTTCCTCGATGCGGCCATCTACTGGCAACACCGTGCCTTTCACCGCTTCCGGCCGCTCTGGCGCGTGCACCGCATGCACCACTCCGATCTGGACCTGGACGCCAGCTCCGGACTGCGCTTCCATCCCATCGAACTGCTGGCGTCGTTGATCTTCAAGATGCTGCTCGTGGTTCTTCTGGGGGCCTCCGCCGTCTCGGTGCTGGTCTTCGAGCTGCTGCTCAACGGCTGCGCCATGTTCAACCACGCCAATCTCGCGCTGCCCCCCCGCGCCGACAGGCTCCTGCGTCTGCTGCTGATCACCCCGGACATGCATCGCGTCCACCATTCCACGGACATGCGCGAATCGAACCGCAACTTCGGATTCAGCGTGCCCTGGTGGGACCGCATCTTCGCGACCTACAAGCCGCACCCGGACAAGGGACAACTCGGAATGGAAATCGGGCTGAATATCTTTCGGTCCCCGTCGTTCTCCAGAATCGACCGGCTCCTGCTGCTCCCGTTCCTTTAATTGCGGGCATGGAGCGCACGCTTGCTTTTTTCCCGCGCGGGCTTACAATGGGCAGCCGCCCGCTTCACCACAGCTTTTCCAGGAGCACCTATGAATAAAATTTATGACGTGATCATCCTCGGCTCCGGCCCCGCCGGAATCCAGGCGGCCATCCACGCCTCCCGCAAGAAAGCCGCAGTGCTCATGCTCGGCCGGATGCACAAGAGCAGCCTTTACTGGGCCCACGTGGAAAACTTCTGCTGCCAGTTCCGCGTCACGGGCGAGGAAATGCTGGAAACGGGAAAGATGCAGGCGGAGAATTTCGGCACGGAAATCATTGAGGAAGACGTGCTTTCCATCGTTCCCGAAGGCAAGCACTTCGTGCTGACCATCGAGAGCGGAACGAGCTTCACCGCTCGATCTTTGATCCTGGCCACCGGCACCACCCGCAACAAGCTCGGGGTTCCCGGGGAAAAGGAACTGCTCGGCAAAGGCGTCAGCTATTGCGTGGAGTGCGACGGCGGCTTCTTCCGGAACGAACCCGTGGCCGTTCTCGGCGGCCAGAGCGCCGCGGTCGGAGGCGCGGTGACGCTCTCCAAGCTCGCCTCCAAGGTCTGGCTGGTGAACGAATCCTTCGAGGTCGCCCCGGCGCTCCTGGCCCAGGCAGCGGAGAGCGGCGTGACCCTGCTGGAAGGCACGAGCGTCAAATCCATTCTCGGAGAAACCGCCGTGACCGGCCTGGCCCTCAAGGACGGCAACACTCTGAACGTCACGGGCGTGTTCATCGAACTCGGTGCCAAGGGCGTGCTGGAACTGGCGGCCACCCTCGGCCTGGAGCTGGACGAAAGCATGAAGTACGTCCAGACGGACAAAAAACAGCGCACGAATATTCCGGGCGTGTTCGCCGCCGGAGACATCTGCGGCCCGCCGCTTCAGATCGCCAAGGCGGTGGGCGAGGGCTGCGTCGCGGGCATCGAGGCCGCGACATACGCCCGCAAGCTCACGACCGCGCAAACCGACGCGGAGCTGGAACCGGAGGCATAGGCAGAGTCCGGCGCCGCAGGCGCGGGTCTGGACGAGTTCATCCGAAAGTGGTTATACTGCGCGCCGATCAGCAAATAGGTGCACCATCTTGCAAAAACGCTACATCCCCATCACCGTTGTAGTCTGCCTGCTCGCCGCGGCGGCGCTTGCGGGTTACCTCACGCCGGTCAAGGCCCAGAAGCTGCCCGTGCGCATCTTGTTCCAGAACAACGGCGGCCGGGTCATCTTCTCGCACCTCCGGCACCACAAGAACTACCAGATCGCCTGCGCCACATGCCACCATGAGGCGGACTCCGGGCATGGCCAGGGACAAGCGGCAACCTCCTCGGAACCCCTTCCTTGCGGCTCCTGCCATCCGGCCTCCTTCGACCAGGACTACGTGGCCGAACACGTCAATTCCTTCCCGGACAAGAGCTATTGCGTGAAGTGCCACCACGCGGAATTCGGAGTGCTTGCCTTCGACCACGAAGCCCACAAGGAATACGCCTCGGAGGATTGCCAGGCCTGCCACCACGGGACGGACATCGAAGCGGAGCCGGGCCACTGCAACCAGTGCCACGACCTTGCCGGAAGCGAGACCATGCCCAGCCTGCGCGACGCCGCGCACAAACGCTGCGCGACCTGCCATGAAGACATGTTCGACAAGGGCATCAAGGGTTGCGCCCCTTGTCACAAGATGAAGGACATGACCGGCTACACGGGATCGTACACGCCCTGCCAGCAGTGCCACCGCACTCCCAGCCCGGACAGGGAGCTTGTGCTCACGCGCACCAACGCCTTCCACGACCAGTGCATGAACTGCCACAAGGAGCTGAAAAAAGGCCCTTACGGCGAAAACGAATGCGGCAAATGCCACATCAGGTGACGGGCATGGGCAGAAACGATTTTACCTTGACGACGGAAACAGGCTCCGCATTCTTGATTCTCGCGCCGCCCGAGCTGGCCCGGATTCCCCTGCGGGGGCGCACCCCGGTGGTCGCCGCAGGAGACTCGCTTTCTGCGGGAGCGGCAGTGGGCGAGCCCTGCGCGCCGCTGGCCGCCTGGATCCACACGCCCATCGCAGGCGAAGTGCTGGAGGTGGACGCCGACTTCGTCACGGTGCGGGCCGCGCGGACCCAGGAGGCGGCCGTCGCCCCCCTGGATTTTTCCACGCTCAGCGGCGAACCGCTTCTTGAAGCGCTCTCC
It includes:
- a CDS encoding sterol desaturase family protein, with the translated sequence MQNEVWIRLGAFFGVFVLMSALEAAFPRRPRKLPRLRRWPGNLGMVASAALLARLLLPMAPVGAALWSAQQGVGLFHALPLPPLVEGVMAVLFLDAAIYWQHRAFHRFRPLWRVHRMHHSDLDLDASSGLRFHPIELLASLIFKMLLVVLLGASAVSVLVFELLLNGCAMFNHANLALPPRADRLLRLLLITPDMHRVHHSTDMRESNRNFGFSVPWWDRIFATYKPHPDKGQLGMEIGLNIFRSPSFSRIDRLLLLPFL
- a CDS encoding NAD(P)/FAD-dependent oxidoreductase, whose amino-acid sequence is MNKIYDVIILGSGPAGIQAAIHASRKKAAVLMLGRMHKSSLYWAHVENFCCQFRVTGEEMLETGKMQAENFGTEIIEEDVLSIVPEGKHFVLTIESGTSFTARSLILATGTTRNKLGVPGEKELLGKGVSYCVECDGGFFRNEPVAVLGGQSAAVGGAVTLSKLASKVWLVNESFEVAPALLAQAAESGVTLLEGTSVKSILGETAVTGLALKDGNTLNVTGVFIELGAKGVLELAATLGLELDESMKYVQTDKKQRTNIPGVFAAGDICGPPLQIAKAVGEGCVAGIEAATYARKLTTAQTDAELEPEA
- a CDS encoding cytochrome c3 family protein; translation: MQKRYIPITVVVCLLAAAALAGYLTPVKAQKLPVRILFQNNGGRVIFSHLRHHKNYQIACATCHHEADSGHGQGQAATSSEPLPCGSCHPASFDQDYVAEHVNSFPDKSYCVKCHHAEFGVLAFDHEAHKEYASEDCQACHHGTDIEAEPGHCNQCHDLAGSETMPSLRDAAHKRCATCHEDMFDKGIKGCAPCHKMKDMTGYTGSYTPCQQCHRTPSPDRELVLTRTNAFHDQCMNCHKELKKGPYGENECGKCHIR